TTTTAAAATGCATCAATTCGGAAGTACCGTTGTATGGAATGATTGTATTCGGATCAGCGCCGAATTTCATCAGTTTCCAGAAGTCAATTTTTCTTGGAGTGATAATTCTGTCACACAAAGGCAATGTCAATTTATTAGCTGCAAGAGCATGTTCGTTGTCTAAAACGTACAAACTAGGAATTCCTAAACCGAATGAGATTCTAGGAAGTTCTATAGAATGCTTGCTAAGGGCGACATCAACCCTTTCGTCAGCTATAATATCAACAAGATTATAAACTCTTGAAGTACTTTCCTTCAACTTGTCATATAAACTCACTCCGTGCTTTCCAACGGAAATGAAGTCTATATCATACATGTTCATTAGCTTATGGATATCACCGAATTGCCTTGCGGTAACAATCAAATCCTCACCCTCGGCCTCCAGGTACTTTATTACGTCCTTAAAGAACCTTACGTGAGGAGCATTAGAAATATCTATCCAAATTTTCATTTTTATCACTTTTAATGATAATTAGTTTTTAAATTCTTCAATTGTATCAATAATTTCTTGTAATCCTTCACCGGTTTTAAGACTTGATTTGATTACTTTAATGTATGGATTCAATTTCTTGGCATCTTCAACCATCTTGTCGGCGTCAGCCCCTACGGCATCAGCCAGATCTACTTTATTAATGATTGCAACATCGGAAGTCTGGAATATCAATGGGTGCTTTTCGACAGTATCGTCACCTTCGGTAACGCTTACGACAACCATTCTCAAATGGGAACCCAAGTCAAAGTCCACAGGACAGATGAGATTTCCGACATTTTCAATGATGAGCATGTCCAAATCGTCCAATGGCAAGTCCTCGATTCCGTGTCCTACAAGATGAGCATCCAAGTGACATTCCTTGCCTGTGTTTAAGCCTACAACAGGAACGTTATGCTTTTCAATTCTTCCTGCGTCGAACTTGGAGATGACATCTCCTGCCAATACACCAATTTTATAATCGGTATTGTCAATGATTTCCTCTACAAGTGTTGTTTTGCCTGATCCTATTGCTCCGACAAAATCAATACAGTAGATTCCTTTTTCTTCAAGATTTTTCTTGTTTCTGAAAGCTAATTTTTTGTTAGCGTCCATAATATTTTTTGCTACTTCTACGTCTGCTACTTGATGCATATAATCACCTTTAAATTAATTATCATCCGGCTTTTCAATAACGATATTCTTAACAACGATGTCCTTACCGTTTAAAATTTCAACGGATAAACTGTCGCACTCAGGACATTTAACCAGAGGCGCATAATGATCTTTTTCGTCAATTACTGCATTTCCATGAAATTTACAGTCATAACATTCAATTTCAGCAGGAATATCCTCTATTACTATTTTAGCATCTTGAATAATAGTATTTTCAACCAGAACACCCAATATGAACTCCAGCTGTTCAGGGTTAATCATGGCGAGTCTTCCAATTTCAATAGTTACTTCATTGACATCCGTTGCGTTATTACTTTCAGCAGTCTCGAGAACTGCATTAATTATTCCTTGAGCCATCGATAATTCATGCATTTATTTCACCTAAAAACAAAATGAAATTATTAATATTATATTTTTTAGAGCAATGTGTTAATAAATTTTTTCGAAAAGAAATGTTGCAAATGTCAACATTTATATATTTAAAGGAAAAAAGTATTACTTAACCATAAGGAGAGGGAAAATATGGAAT
This is a stretch of genomic DNA from Methanobrevibacter millerae. It encodes these proteins:
- the hypB gene encoding hydrogenase nickel incorporation protein HypB, with translation MHQVADVEVAKNIMDANKKLAFRNKKNLEEKGIYCIDFVGAIGSGKTTLVEEIIDNTDYKIGVLAGDVISKFDAGRIEKHNVPVVGLNTGKECHLDAHLVGHGIEDLPLDDLDMLIIENVGNLICPVDFDLGSHLRMVVVSVTEGDDTVEKHPLIFQTSDVAIINKVDLADAVGADADKMVEDAKKLNPYIKVIKSSLKTGEGLQEIIDTIEEFKN
- the hypA gene encoding hydrogenase maturation nickel metallochaperone HypA; its protein translation is MHELSMAQGIINAVLETAESNNATDVNEVTIEIGRLAMINPEQLEFILGVLVENTIIQDAKIVIEDIPAEIECYDCKFHGNAVIDEKDHYAPLVKCPECDSLSVEILNGKDIVVKNIVIEKPDDN